CACATAATTGTTGGAAGACAGTCATTAGACAGTCATTTAGGAGTGACTATACTCCACTCATTTTTGAATACTTATTCACCATTTATTTACTccactcattttattttattttaatgaattatttaattttaagaaaattggaAGTAAGAgaaattattgttaattaaagTGGCGTCATTGACAAAATTTAAACTTCATTATTTGAgatgattaaattttttcaGATGTAACTTCCTCACATATCATCAATACTTCATTATCACATAATTGTTGGAAGACAGTCATTCAGGAGTGATTATGCTCCACTCATTTTTGAATACTTATTCACCATTTATTACTATAAGATAATATTCAATCATTTATTTACTTACTCTTATTTTTATGACACTCCTCAATCCTATCATCTCGTTTGAATAATTCTCgccacataaataaaaaaatcatacttATTTTTAGGTTGGGGATGAAATTTGTGTGAGCGGGAGAAAAATAGAGTATTTTGGTATATGATTTTAAAAGTGAGATATCggtttgaaaaaaattagatatttaaAAGATAGTTGAGGAGTCCCATAAGTACAAGTTGAAGGGACATTTAATATACTAAAATACAAGTTTGAATTTGAGATGTTTCACTTTTTCCATGTTAGTATGTGTGAATTTTGCCGCTAGACTCTTTAAAAATAAAGGGTGATTAATGATTTTGGAGGTGCTAATAGGAGATAGgttattaaaaacaatttttattagattttagtGCCAATTATTTCCCCTCACAGTATGCCAAAAAATAACCTCTGAACAAAACTGTATTAAGCTGAGTGGTTAGTCAAATTTGACTGCAAATTGTTCAAACTTAGATATTAGTCATGGTTTGCTCCTTATAATTTCATAAACAGTTAGGACCCTCTCATAGTCTCATCATTTGTAATTCTAGGCATATGTTTCGCCAACACCATATGAACTCCCTCCAAACCAGAAACcatattaatatgaaatatattCTGTCATATAGATATAATCAATACTCTACCCAAAAAAATAGATATCATCAGTAACTATAACTGGAAAGTGAAAGGGAGACATGTAAGGCTAATATTCCATCTACTATAATACATACACTAAATACTACAACAGCTAGCTAAAACGATATTCATAAAAGGGTCAGTTATGACATTGGATTTCTGACCCAAAATGTGGTCATGTTCAATATAAAAGTTCACTCCATCTATTATATCTAAGGTGGATGGATGTGTTCATCAATGAACCATTAGCAACAACCATTCCTGATTATACAAATCGGTCCAGTGGAGTTCTTGTACCATGAAATCTGCTGTTTTTGTATTTCTTCCCAATGATAGGAACTCAACAACTTCTGCATCTCacatttgagaaaatgaatatCTTCTTTCTCAGCATACTATTAGAGGCTTTCATAGCATTCTCACCCTCCAAGTAAATATTCCGGATTTCTGCGCCCCTAGAAACAAACCACAATACAGAATGCAAGATGGTTTTTGACTCATTCATATAATTCATGCTGAGGTGGCCATCACAAGGGAGAGAAGCCAAATGGAGACAGACTTTAGAGCTCTTAAAACTAACCCAGATTACAACAGACAATTTCTATGTAAAATACAGGAAGTTTAAACGTTCACCGAGACATGAGGTAAACTTCAATGGTACATAGTTATAGAAACTCCTTCCGAAGTTGAGTATGAAAATGAACTGTTGCCAAGATAATGAATTTCCAAGTTCTTTCAATGGTCTATTCAATCACCTCATAGCTTCTGAGGAAACTATCAATATCAGAGAAGAGATAAATTCTATGTATTTCTTGAATTGTTGCTGTGAAAGTGTTGATCAGGCTCATCCTACAAAAGCTTATGTGTCAAAGACAGTGAAAACCAAGCGGCAAGCACAAATTATTCTATGTCAATTTCCAAGTTCAAATACTAGTAACAAACCTGAAGACTATATCCAAAAGGGGTTGTCGGACGATATTCCAATTGCCCTCCCTACATGAACCAACCCATAGTTAGCAACTTTTATATCATATTAATGTTAATAATCAAGAAATATAATTTCACAACAATTTCataggaaagaaaagaaagtacTCTACCATCCCATGAATGCTTTGTTGTGTTCCGAAATACCCATCATGACTCGGAGCCATAGAATTCAATGGACCCTACAAAGATATGAATATCAATTAACAATCCTATttctatataattataaaacacGATGATATCATAAGATTATAATCATGATCAGGTCAACTTACCAGGCCTTGCATGCTCTGTTGATTAACATAGTAACCATCATGAGGTGGTTCCATTAGGTTCAACTGTACCTGCTACGAAaaccaaaattattaattaagcaTTACattgagtttttaaaatatacaacaTATGTAATCATTTGTTGGTTAACAAGTAAATTTACCAGTCCTTGCACATTCTGCTGGGTACCATAATATCCATTAAGGGTCATTGCATCTGAGCTAAGATTATCCTAAAAGAAGAATGAAATGAAAGGAAAGCATATGTTACAGGACGCACAGGCTAAAGATTCCCTTCCAGTCGTGATGTAATGCAGTAGGTATTCATGAAAATAGCAATGCAGTTCTCAAGAGATTCAATGTGCCCTGCCTATTtgtataatctaaaatatatcaTGAATGAAACAGAGGAAACACAAACCATTTGCTGCAGGCTATCTTGAGCATCAACAAGTATAGGATTCTGCTCTTGTTGCACCTATAAAGTGATTCTCAAATCAATTTCCTGATCTTTTAAATGCTAGAAAGCCAAAAGAACTTAGCACATAAGCAGAACAACCACATAACTCAGAACTGACCTTTCTTTTCCTAGTTGTGTTCCTCTTCTTACTTGGCTTCGATGCAAGGGTAACCTGGTTTTGTTCTGCTTCACGAAGACTGTAACCATTGTTTCCAGTTTCTGCACCATTGCCGTTAGAGTTATTTACAAGTACACAGTTCTTTAGGGAATCAATGAGTGTGCGGATAGCAACATTGTAACTCTCTTCAGATAATGATCCTTCTTCACTCAACTCAATAGCCCGTTTGCACAGATCATTATAACGTTGAACCCTGGTTTGAATCCTTCTTGTCCTATCTGCTATGTGTTCCCTAATTTTGGCATCTTTGGTCCACCTCTTCATGATATAATGAGATGGAACACTTGAACAACCACAACGTTGGAGAACACTCAATGCATGCCTGCAAAGAAAACCTTTATATTCAAACAATCGACAGAAGCAAGAGACCTCTGAGCTCAACTCATTCCAAGTTACCAAAAACTCTTCATCCTTCTCGTAATCTTGAACTATAAATTTTGCAACATTTCCATCTCCAACCTCTATCCTAGATTGACAGCCGGCAACACCCAACACTTCAATTTGGAATTTCTTAAATATTGTATGTGTATAAATTGTTGACATTTGTTTTTCCCAAGGTGAAGGAGATTTAAGAGCAGGCTGTTTGTGCAATGTATCAAAATCTGCAATGGCTTCTTCATCATACCTATTCTGAAGAATTAGCCCATATTGTTTCACAAACTCTTTAAGGGTGATTTTCTTATGAATGTATTTGTCAAAGAAAGAGTTCATACTTTCTGAACGTTGAGATGTGGACATTCCAGCTAAAAAGACATCCCCCATGTATGTTGGTACCCACTTTTTCCGGTCTTCATACAATGAATGAAACCAAACATCATCATGGAGTTCAAATATAGTCACCATTTCCCACCATCTCATGTCAAACTGTTCATCTGTCCAAGACTTAAAAATGCAATTGTTAAACTTTGGCAAGAAGTTCTTATACTGTTTTATCACGAAAGACAAATTTTCAGGTATCTTTTCCAATATGTGCCAAAGAGAAAAGCAATGGCGTACATTTGGGAAGACTTCTTCAATTGCCGCCTTCAAGGCTTTGTCTTGATCAGTGACTATAACTTTGGGAGCTTGCCCTCCCATCGCTCTAAGCCACGTCTTCAGTAACCAAACAAAAGTTGGCTTAGTCTCATCTGCAACCAATGCACATCCAAGCAATATAGGTTGAGAGTGATGGTTCACTCCAATAAAAGGAGCAAAAGGCAACTTATCATTGCTTTTTACGTAGGTAGTATCAAATGAAACTACATCATTAAAGCTGAGATAATCATTGATACTTTTTGCATCGACCCAAAATAGATTTCTTAGTCGTTGTTCTTCATTTAAATCTATAGAATAGAAGAAGTTGGGATTTTCCTTTTGAATATGCTTGAAATACTCCAGCATAACTTGGGCATCTCCCTCATCCAAAGACAGATATTGGCCTCTGTCAAACTGATAGTTTGTATCACCCACGAGAGACTCGGGGTTTTGACAGCCACCAGATTGTCTAGACATTTCAACATACATCTTTTTGGTGCGTTCACTAACGGCATGCAAGATATCAATATTATTCTTTTCAGCTAACTTAACATTTCTATGAATCCGAAAATGATATGCCAAAGCTGGTAAAAGTTCATGATtgtgatcttttataaattcatgAATGGTCCACTTTCCATCCGGCCTTTTCTTCACATGCATGCAAGCTTTGCAATCTGTCTTCTTTACACTTGGTCTCCGACTGCTCCCACTATCAGACTCAGGTGTAACTCCATACCTAGAGCACGCAAATTTCGCATCAATaaattcttttgttttctttgagcGTCTGCTGTTTTTAATTGAAGTGGTGAATCCCATAGATTTGGCATATTCTTGATAAAATGAATATGCTGCTTCATGAGATTCAAATTCAATACCATTGGGTGGCTCAAAGTCTCTGTCCCCTTCAAAGAAAGCTACGTCCCTCTTAGGAGAAGCAACAGGTGCACCACCCCTGCGATCCTCTTCATTGACCGCGTCACTCATACTTCTA
The genomic region above belongs to Cicer arietinum cultivar CDC Frontier isolate Library 1 chromosome 4, Cicar.CDCFrontier_v2.0, whole genome shotgun sequence and contains:
- the LOC101495442 gene encoding protein FAR-RED IMPAIRED RESPONSE 1 isoform X1, encoding MSDAVNEEDRRGGAPVASPKRDVAFFEGDRDFEPPNGIEFESHEAAYSFYQEYAKSMGFTTSIKNSRRSKKTKEFIDAKFACSRYGVTPESDSGSSRRPSVKKTDCKACMHVKKRPDGKWTIHEFIKDHNHELLPALAYHFRIHRNVKLAEKNNIDILHAVSERTKKMYVEMSRQSGGCQNPESLVGDTNYQFDRGQYLSLDEGDAQVMLEYFKHIQKENPNFFYSIDLNEEQRLRNLFWVDAKSINDYLSFNDVVSFDTTYVKSNDKLPFAPFIGVNHHSQPILLGCALVADETKPTFVWLLKTWLRAMGGQAPKVIVTDQDKALKAAIEEVFPNVRHCFSLWHILEKIPENLSFVIKQYKNFLPKFNNCIFKSWTDEQFDMRWWEMVTIFELHDDVWFHSLYEDRKKWVPTYMGDVFLAGMSTSQRSESMNSFFDKYIHKKITLKEFVKQYGLILQNRYDEEAIADFDTLHKQPALKSPSPWEKQMSTIYTHTIFKKFQIEVLGVAGCQSRIEVGDGNVAKFIVQDYEKDEEFLVTWNELSSEVSCFCRLFEYKGFLCRHALSVLQRCGCSSVPSHYIMKRWTKDAKIREHIADRTRRIQTRVQRYNDLCKRAIELSEEGSLSEESYNVAIRTLIDSLKNCVLVNNSNGNGAETGNNGYSLREAEQNQVTLASKPSKKRNTTRKRKVQQEQNPILVDAQDSLQQMDNLSSDAMTLNGYYGTQQNVQGLQVQLNLMEPPHDGYYVNQQSMQGLGPLNSMAPSHDGYFGTQQSIHGMGGQLEYRPTTPFGYSLQDEPDQHFHSNNSRNT
- the LOC101495442 gene encoding protein FAR-RED IMPAIRED RESPONSE 1 isoform X3; this translates as MSDAVNEEDRRGGAPVASPKRDVAFFEGDRDFEPPNGIEFESHEAAYSFYQEYAKSMGFTTSIKNSRRSKKTKEFIDAKFACSRYGVTPESDSGSSRRPSVKKTDCKACMHVKKRPDGKWTIHEFIKDHNHELLPALAYHFRIHRNVKLAEKNNIDILHAVSERTKKMYVEMSRQSGGCQNPESLVGDTNYQFDRGQYLSLDEGDAQVMLEYFKHIQKENPNFFYSIDLNEEQRLRNLFWVDAKSINDYLSFNDVVSFDTTYVKSNDKLPFAPFIGVNHHSQPILLGCALVADETKPTFVWLLKTWLRAMGGQAPKVIVTDQDKALKAAIEEVFPNVRHCFSLWHILEKIPENLSFVIKQYKNFLPKFNNCIFKSWTDEQFDMRWWEMVTIFELHDDVWFHSLYEDRKKWVPTYMGDVFLAGMSTSQRSESMNSFFDKYIHKKITLKEFVKQYGLILQNRYDEEAIADFDTLHKQPALKSPSPWEKQMSTIYTHTIFKKFQIEVLGVAGCQSRIEVGDGNVAKFIVQDYEKDEEFLVTWNELSSEVSCFCRLFEYKGFLCRHALSVLQRCGCSSVPSHYIMKRWTKDAKIREHIADRTRRIQTRVQRYNDLCKRAIELSEEGSLSEESYNVAIRTLIDSLKNCVLVNNSNGNGAETGNNGYSLREAEQNQVTLASKPSKKRNTTRKRKVQQEQNPILVDAQDSLQQMDNLSSDAMTLNGYYGTQQNVQGLQVQLNLMEPPHDGYYVNQQSMQGLGPLNSMAPSHDGYFGTQQSIHGMGGQLEYRPTTPFGYSLQLL
- the LOC101495442 gene encoding protein FAR-RED IMPAIRED RESPONSE 1 isoform X2, whose amino-acid sequence is MSDAVNEEDRRGGAPVASPKRDVAFFEGDRDFEPPNGIEFESHEAAYSFYQEYAKSMGFTTSIKNSRRSKKTKEFIDAKFACSRYGVTPESDSGSSRRPSVKKTDCKACMHVKKRPDGKWTIHEFIKDHNHELLPALAYHFRIHRNVKLAEKNNIDILHAVSERTKKMYVEMSRQSGGCQNPESLVGDTNYQFDRGQYLSLDEGDAQVMLEYFKHIQKENPNFFYSIDLNEEQRLRNLFWVDAKSINDYLSFNDVVSFDTTYVKSNDKLPFAPFIGVNHHSQPILLGCALVADETKPTFVWLLKTWLRAMGGQAPKVIVTDQDKALKAAIEEVFPNVRHCFSLWHILEKIPENLSFVIKQYKNFLPKFNNCIFKSWTDEQFDMRWWEMVTIFELHDDVWFHSLYEDRKKWVPTYMGDVFLAGMSTSQRSESMNSFFDKYIHKKITLKEFVKQYGLILQNRYDEEAIADFDTLHKQPALKSPSPWEKQMSTIYTHTIFKKFQIEVLGVAGCQSRIEVGDGNVAKFIVQDYEKDEEFLVTWNELSSEVSCFCRLFEYKGFLCRHALSVLQRCGCSSVPSHYIMKRWTKDAKIREHIADRTRRIQTRVQRYNDLCKRAIELSEEGSLSEESYNVAIRTLIDSLKNCVLVNNSNGNGAETGNNGYSLREAEQNQVTLASKPSKKRNTTRKRKVQQEQNPILVDAQDSLQQMDNLSSDAMTLNGYYGTQQNVQGLVQLNLMEPPHDGYYVNQQSMQGLGPLNSMAPSHDGYFGTQQSIHGMGGQLEYRPTTPFGYSLQDEPDQHFHSNNSRNT